Genomic segment of Rhodocaloribacter litoris:
GGTCCGTGGCCGCATCGTCGAGGTGGAGGGGCAGGCGGTCGGCGAGCCGGGCGATGAGGCGGTTGGTTTCCTTCGTGCCGAAGAGGACCAGGCTGCCGCTTTCGAGATCGCTGGGCCGCACCTCCTGGTCCGAGATGATGCGGGGGAAGACCATCACCCGTCCCCAGAACGGCCCGCGGTAGACGGACCAGTTGCCGGCCTGCTCGGCCACCGCCCGGCGGGCGGCCAGCACGTCCTCGCCGGGCTCGCCGGCCGTGCCGTAGACGTAGACGTGCCGCCCGGCCACGGCCGCCGTCATCGGTCCCTCGGCGCCCGGGCGTTTGCCCCGTGCCGGGGCCGGGCCAACCTGCCAGCGCCCGCCGTCCCGGTGGAAGGAGACGGAATCCGCCGCCGGCACCTCGAAGCGCTCACCGTCGAGCTCGACGGCGAGCGCCTGACCGGCGTCGAAGCGCGGGTGGCCGGAAAGGTGCAGCGTGAAGCCGTCGAGGGCGCCGGTGTCGATCCGGAGCCGGTTCGGGCCGGTGAACCGGGCGTCGATGCGGGCCGGGGTGCCGGGCGTGAAGGCGTCGAGGCGGAGCCAGTAGGCCCGGCGGGCGGCATAGCGCGCGGTGACGAACCGCACCCGCTCGGGGTAGGGGTTGCGCTCGAAGCGGGCGAACCAGTCGAAGATGCGGCCGCCTTCGTAGGCCTGCACCCAGCTGTCGTGCCCGACGCCCTCGTACTCCTCGTAGGCGACCTGCGTGTCCAGCGCCTTCAGGCTGTCCACCCAGGCGCGGGTGCCCTCGGGGCGTACGACCGGGTCGGCGCCGCCCTGGAAGAAGTGCACGGGCAGGTTGAGCGCGTTCGGGGCCAGCGTCCAGGTGCCGGGGGGCGGGGCCGGGCACACCGGCGCGATGGCTGCCCACAGGTCGGGCCGGGAGAGCCCGATCCACAGCGTGCCGCCGCCGCCCATCGACAGGCCGGTCAGATACATCCGGTTCTCGTCGATGGGGAAGCGCCGCCGCACGTCCGCCACCACGTCGAGCACGTCCTTCTCCGCGATGCCCTGGTAGCCCATCGTGCCCCGGGCATAGGGCGAGACGACGATGAAGTCCACGTCTTCCCATGCGGGGAAATAGCGGCTGGCTTCTACGTCCGTCTCGTCGCCCGCATTGCTTTTGCCGAAGACGCGCCGGAGGTTGAGCCGGTGGTTCGAGCCGGCGCCGTGCAGGCTCACGACCAGCGGGTACCGCCGCGTCTCATCGAAGCCCGGCGGGAGGTAGATCGCATACGGCTGCTCTGTGTCGTCCACGTCGGAGAAGAAGGTGAGCACCTGCGGTCCCGGTGGCAGTTTCTGTCCGGGGGCAGGGAAAGCGAGGA
This window contains:
- a CDS encoding alpha/beta hydrolase-fold protein, which produces MKRLLPLLVFSLLAFPAPGQKLPPGPQVLTFFSDVDDTEQPYAIYLPPGFDETRRYPLVVSLHGAGSNHRLNLRRVFGKSNAGDETDVEASRYFPAWEDVDFIVVSPYARGTMGYQGIAEKDVLDVVADVRRRFPIDENRMYLTGLSMGGGGTLWIGLSRPDLWAAIAPVCPAPPPGTWTLAPNALNLPVHFFQGGADPVVRPEGTRAWVDSLKALDTQVAYEEYEGVGHDSWVQAYEGGRIFDWFARFERNPYPERVRFVTARYAARRAYWLRLDAFTPGTPARIDARFTGPNRLRIDTGALDGFTLHLSGHPRFDAGQALAVELDGERFEVPAADSVSFHRDGGRWQVGPAPARGKRPGAEGPMTAAVAGRHVYVYGTAGEPGEDVLAARRAVAEQAGNWSVYRGPFWGRVMVFPRIISDQEVRPSDLESGSLVLFGTKETNRLIARLADRLPLHLDDAATDRYGLVYVYPHEGHYVLVSAGLPWWHGRDDAFRFGLGVVALQLPGDADFLLFEGSRENLIAAGRFDDAWHLPPEAAEAIRATGVVTLAPTVLPGGE